gcttatcaaaataataatgaaaaaaaagtttgaaaacTAAATCATTAACATACTTTATCATGCCACCGTGCATAGTCCCCCTTTGTGGGTCGTGCCAAGTTTTGTACAGGTCTTGAATTAGCTCCTGCCTATGGGCTTGTGCACAGACCAAGCCAGCATACTTTGTGACCTCAGGCCAATCTTGAGAAGCCACAACCTGAAACAATTTCAAGAAAGTATACAGCTATAAATAAAAGCATGCACAAAGGATACGATACATCTATCCTGCTATCCATAAGAAAAAGAACTTACTGCAGCAATTGATGGGCTAGAATCCTCGCCGGGATGTGGATGTGTAACATCCGCACCAAAAATAATTGTAGGTTGGTCGCTCACAAGCGGTATACGCCTGGAAATCGCATCAACGAGAACAGTGTTCCTGCCACCAACTTTGACATTTATCTTAAGAGAAACATTGGCAAGATATTGTTTGCTCATCCTGTAAACATGCTTCTGCAGACAACATTGAGAGACAATACCCAGATCTGTCTCACATATACGCTTTAGATCACCTGAAAGAAATAGGATATCAAATTATCAGGTCTACATATTGCATGAACAGTAGAAACCTAAGATAATTCCTTAAAAATCTAAACGTATAGTTTCTAATGAAAAGATTTTCACGTATTTGAGGAATTAATTATCCAGTACCGTATAGAGAGCCATTATTGTCAGGTAATATAACAATTAGCAAGTCAAGCTCCTTCTTATGTGGCTGCAGTTTAGTCATCACATCATGAAACCTAGCTTTCAGAACACTTTCCACCTGATCAGGGCGACCACTCAGGACTGGTAGGACAGATTGAGGATTAAATGCCtacaagtaaataaataaattagaaacagCAAACAGGTTAACAGCAAAGGGAACGGGGTATATTAAAAACTGTCACTACCATGCCAGAAGTTGTGCACATCTGCGCAAGCTCGTGACAGAAGCTATGTGCCACACTGTCTTGAACATTTCGGGCAAAGTTGATACAGATCCAATTGTTAACAACACCGCCATTAACCATCCTCTGCATGATGGCAATCAATTGCAATTGTTAAATCCAATTATAACAAGGGCCTTGTTAATTCAAAATGCCATGAATAAATATTAAACAATGTCCCAGCAGTAACACCCAACGTGTACCCACCCACCCACAATGCCCAATGTACTTTAGGCATGCCAAGCAGGCTGCAAATAGTGAAACATCAACCACATAAACTAAGGGAAAGTTAAACCATCTGTACTTTATTTTTACATGATGCCTTGATTCTAAAAAGAAGATGATAGTAGTACTTTTTCCCATTGAAAAACCCAAATAGTAAAAATTAAGAATGAAGCAATTTTACCTTATTCATCATATTCCACTGCCCAACTTGAGGAAGACAGTCCTTGTCCCTGCCAGAATCATGATATTTGAGCTGTAACAGGATCACATAAGATTAAGAGTTTTCATCATGAAATAGTCTTCATCATGAAATAAAAAGGATATATgttaaaaaatccaaaaatataatattttcattaCCCGGGGTGCAGGTAGGACACGAGCCTCCACCTGTGCCAACGTGTTACTAATGTTGATTCCAAACTCTTTTGCATAAGGGTCATTTGCATAGGCATTATGTTTAACAGTCTGTACAAATGgcaaaagtaagagagaatgagaaaaaggtCATTTGCTTAGATCCATAGCATCACACAGAACAATGAACACAAAACAGAAACTGATGAGTCAAGTGTCCTAAACAAAGTGCATTTCTGTAAAAAAACAAGATTATTTTGCATcagcaataaaaaaataaataaagaaacatAGATACAAGACATGACCAACCTGAAGAATGTCCTTTTCTCTATCCTGAGGACGCTGGCATGTCACTTTAAGTAGTGCAGTGATCTGTCTCTCATTTAACCTCTTGGAGTATCTCTGGCCCTGAACTATCTTGCATACCTATATGGCAAAACTATAAATTCAACATTCTTTATATTTCATGAAAAATAATAGTGagtcaaaaaaaaaagacagaCCTCCATGGGCAAGTAGTTTGGCCTCTGtgtatttcctacttggagacaAGGCCATTGGGTGAGCTGAATGACGAATCCGTAGGTCTCTTGGAAGTATTCCACCACAGATTTCATTGTACCCCTTTCGTCCACCGGAAATCTGACACCACCAGATTTAGCTTAGATTCAACAAAAATCACACCATCTCCactaaatactagtagtataaagAACAAACATGCATGTAATGAACTCAATGCACAGCAATCTTCAAAAAGTGAAAAGAAATAGagcatataataatattataataacaaAAGGAATTTTATCCTCACGTTAGCTCACGAGTTGCCTGTGATGTCAAACCAGAGATACGGTATTTCCTTCGCATGTTTCCACGATGAGTAACCTCCACCCTTACTCCTCTAAGGGCTTTCTTGATCtgtcaaaatattttttattaaggcACTAAAAGTATAATGGTAAACGATGGAAGTCATCAATGAAGTATAATATCCAAACACATAAACTGGAAAATCATATGGTCATACCCAAGCTATCATTTATTTAAGCAATATCCAAGTAGCAAAAGAATACATTCAGTAAAACTGAAGATTCAAAACAAACCTTGACACGGTCAGCATCAGACAATGGTCTAGCTGATACGTCCCTATTCAGAAGCTGTGCAACAAAATCAATAACTGGGAGTGGCTCGATGAATGCAGTGGACGACATATCTGTCAAGAACAGTAAATTGTAAGGATAAGAATCAGTGATAATATCACACTCCTACTACTAgaataaacaaatatttaataGAATAACACAGTCTGCATCAGATCAAGAATGCTAACCGATGTTCAGTGATAGGCCCATCTGAGTAGGACGAATGCTCTGGTAAAATCCACACCAACTTTCAAGTCCTTCACCCAGAGGCTGCCTTTGGCCTAACCTAGGGTCATAGAAAGAACGTCCAACCGGGGTATACCTAAAGCAAAGAACAATCAGCACAGGGGATGTATAAGGAAGTAAGGAACTGAAAATGAAAAGATAGCAGATGAGAAAGAAAACATACGAACTAGTAGGAAGTTCACGAAGTACAATGTCCAAAACTTGAAGAGCCTCTTGCGGCGCATCAGCTTGTTTACCCTGTAAAAACATTCCTAGATGGTGCAAGTCAGCTCGCGCAGCAAATTTGATGACCACCTTGAATTCTCGTTCTCGCCTACAATCCTCAGAATATAATGACAAAGTTATGTTCGAAGCAAAACATCTAACACCTGAAAAAATATGAGATGAGAAACCTGGTGCCACCGGGagcatcttcttcttccagaaGTGTTATTTTGAATTCTTTAGAAACAAAAGGTAATGGTCCAGCAGTGTACATGCTCTTTCTTCCATCATAGGCAGGAAGCCTACGACCCAGATGTGATTCCTGATATGAGGTAACTAACTGCTTCATCACAGCACGATTAACTCCACGGGATGTAACTTCAGGAGTTATTGAGACCTTTTACCAAATAAAAGAAGGATGGGTCAGTTGATAAGTAATGGAAGAGAGCTTAAATCGcagagaaattaattaatttcatgtgAACAACTCACGTCATATTGATGCAAATCCTTGTCTGGAAGCTCCGCAAAGAAATGATTGGCTTTCACCACACACCTTGTCCCACAGTTACCTTTGCCAGGTCTCAACGGAAATCTCAGAGATTTGCTTGAAGCTGGTTGCATATCTCGACCAGGAGCCACCTCTTGCTGGATAGAGAGATCCTGGATCTGCTCAGTTACTTCTGAAACTTGCGGAGGACCAGGTGCTTGTGTAGAGGAGCTTGCCCCTGGAAATGTCTCAACAGGCCTCCCATAAGAAGCAGGCTTAGTCATCACAGCTTGATGTGGTGATTGAGTAGCTTGGTGCAGCTCGGGCGCTGGTGGACGAGATGGACCACCAGCAGAAGGCGCCTCTCGGCCACCTACGAAGGCGCCTCGGCGGGGCGCACCTCCTCGGCCATACTGCTGACCACCGCCATACTGCTGACCACCACGACCTTGACCCTGCTGATACTCAGGAGGTCCACCATAATACTGCTGAGGAGCTGTTCTGCCACCGCCACGGCCACCGTAGGCCCCACGTTGGGGTGCCCAGCCTCTACCCCCACCTTGATATCCCCCTTGCTGTTGTGTCTGTTGTAGCTGTGGCTGTGGTTGTTGTTGAGCAGGTGGGTTCTGAGCACCACCACGCCCTGCACCTTCTTGAGACTCCGAGCTCTCACCACCAGGAAGTTCGGTTCGCCTCTTTCTTGCCATGGTAGaaacaactgtaaaattaaagcATCACAATTATAAGTTTATATCAACCACAACCAGAATCTAACACGAGTAAAAATAATCATGATATTAAGTAAATACTTAAAGGAAAACACTCGCCAGCATCCCCTCAGAGAATCCACATATGAACACAACCAGATTATCTTTAAAATTATCTTAACAGTTCTTCAAGTAAGTACTTAGCTTGTTTGCATCACAAATTTCACCAAGTTGAAAACATCAAGTGAGCAGTTTCAACTAGTTAGCAGCATGCAAAATTCCAGATATGCAAAACATAACATATTTCAAAACTTCTAGCAATACAAGTTCGAACTACTCCTAAAAGCAACGATCATCACGAAAGTCACCAAAAATACAATCGAAATCCAGCATGCACAGGCTTTGCTTTAGCTTACAGAGCCATATATAATACGATTGAGAATGGCAAACACTGTACAAACCAGTGCTACTCTGCTAAAAGTTCAGAGACCTAGGGTCTAAGTGGAGAATTCAAAAGCGAGCTATACCTCAAACAGGAAAACAAATAAGCTTCAACTCACTTAAAAACTTATGAAAACAGTGAAAAACTGACACTGGATGAACCCTAAAAAGTCTTCTAAAACAAATTTTGCGGCTCGGAATTGCGGATGATCTAAAATTTTCTTCTAGAAAGAGAAAACAGGCCAAAAACAACTAGGACATTCGAAAATCGAACGAAACCAGATCATCAATGGTGAAATAAACCCTAGAGATAACACAGCAAAGAGAGATACTCGGTGAAGCAGAAGCAAAACTGCAAACAAAGGGGGTAAAACCCCAGATCCAACTAGATCCGCCAAAAACAACACCAAACGACGGAATCAACACCCTAGCAAAATTTGCAGCAGGCTTTTTCATCTGCAAACACAAAAATCTTCTGCTACACTTACCTTTAGACTTACAAAACGGCACGGAAAAAGCTTCAGCACACACAAACAGCGACGAAGCAGGAACAGGGCAACTACAactgtatatatatagagagagggtGTGTATGTAcgaatagagagagagagtggagaaaaagtaaggGATAAAAAAGGCAAATAAGGTGTGAGGTTGCTCGCTTGTAAATTGGCGCTAGCGTTTGACGGAATTACATAAATGCCACTCGCTTGGTCTCTTTGGAAATGACCACTCAGTCCCTAGATATCCGTTTTTTGGACTGGAGCTCAGTGACATGATGACGTGTAATGAGAATGGCGTTGACTGCTTTAGCAGATGATGAGGCATCCGACGTGGAGGATCTGGAGATGGTGACTGGTGGGAAGACAGCGTGGAAAGTGATATAATTTGTGACCCCAAATGATTATCGTAATTAAATTCTCAACCACAGCCCAAAAATATAAATTCGATTATCGGCCCTTAagtttttagtattttaatttgatGAGTCTTAGTATCAATTTGCTTAGGTTTAAAACCCACCCACCCATATTTAAAACTTCGAATCATATAACTTACTTTTAACAACGGTCACTTAAAATTGCGTTAACGTGCTGGAATCGAATTGCATCGCAAATTTCGCAGTAGAATCCAATTTTGGTACGTCTCGCAATGGCGTGTAAAAGTGTTTATGACAATATTGAagcataataaataaatagattttaaaaatatattaatttaatttattatttttttacaaattttttaaaaaaatatctcaaCTTTAGGATAGTTGTACAAACGTATccaatagtataatttttttttataaaatatctaGCAAAAAGGATCCAACCATCAATGTTTAGGTGTAAATTAAATGTACATTaattagagcatcagcagtggcgcggaATTACCCGCGGAATTCttaaaaacaccttctgccacgtcatacggacgtctcactgcactgccacgtcataaggtcttcccactgcacagtggcggacatccccaaggacttcccacaattaaaaaaaatttaatgcaataaatgggaattccgcgcggacgtccgtgagagtcaacgcaatggcggacgtcctcacgcccgtcgcgacggaattccgcgtaacgccgcggaactgcggtgtcctcggcggaattctgtatccgtgcataccatgcacaatggcgtACGTCTGCCGCGGAATTCtggcacgccggtcggaattcCGCCAGGACGGGCGCCATTACTGATGCTCTTATGACAAATATGCATGGCTTGTTTTTAAACCTCAAATCACAAATAATGAGTTGAAATCGAACGGCACCACAGATTCCACACTCCATTCCATTTTTGGTATGCGCTGGTGATAGCCTGTAAAGGTGTTTATGATgttattgaataaaaatatagtaaataaataaatttcgaaacatgtaattaattttattttcttgttttagaATTCTATTGAAAATATCTCGACCTCAGGGTAGGTGTACAGACATATCCAACGGTGTAATTTTTACTTTATAGTATCTAGCAAATAAATTCGACTATTAATATTTTTGTGTAAACTGAATGTAAAGTAAGACAAATTTGTGTTAGCTTATTTTTAAGCTTCAAAATCTCAAACCATATAACTTATTATTAGCAATTGTCATGTTGGCAtttcattcaaatttcaaatacaCAATACCGCCTAAAACCCACAATAATGCATTGGAATCAAACCGCACCGCAGATTCCGCACTCCATTCCAATTTTGACATGCGTTGGCGATGGCCTGTAAAGGTGTTTATGACGTTATTGAAGAAcaataataaataactaaatttcaaaacatgcaattaattttattttcctattttagCGTTTTATTGAAAATATCTCAATTTCGGTATAGTTGTACAGATGTCTCCAACTATATAGTTTTTGCTTTAAAATATCTAGCAAAAAAATTCGACCATCAATATTCGGGTGTAAGTTGAATATACATTATGACAAATCTATGTGACTTTTCAATTGaaatattttaatgtaaaatttcaTTAGTTGATAAAACTTGTTAACCACTCTATTATTGGACCAATACACCACACATCTTATAGACTCTTTTTATACCATATATAGTGTGTTATAGTATTGTTTGGAAATTTGATTGGGGTAATTCTAGGTTGGATTCAATAAGTCGTTTTAATCAATTTAGAATTAAATATATTAGATTCATTCATGTCATGCTCAACTAGTAGTATAGCCCTTCGCAAATATGCATAGATATCCAATATTTGTAGTACTTTGTTTATTTATGTCGCATCCAATAGAATATCATAGTTATCACCTACAACTATTGGATTGCTCGTGTCAATTATCACCTACAAATAACATACGAAATCACACGTGAATTATAGGCAGAGGGAGAGAGAACCGTGACGGAGTGGGAGAAATAACGTTGGGTGATATTATAGTTTACCAATATACTTTTAAGAGAACATTTAGGAAAATAATAGATATCATATCAAATCAAATATGAAAACAACTCTTCCTCGTGCCTAAAATAATATTCGTATCACTATCATATAACTACATACATACTACAATCAAATGAATGATTGCAAAATGAATATATAGTCAGATGctaacaaaaataattttgaagtaaTAATTACACATATTGAATAAACTATGAATGGTGCATTTAACTAGTTTAAAATGCTCAATAGTGAATTGATTAATACTATAATCGAACACTTTAAGTTGTAGACAGTTAAAATGCATGATAATTGTATTATGCTTGGTAAACTTTTTTTATTACTGAATTTGGcaataatatattgattaacCATACATACATAATATAGATCGTTTTATTGTTTAGCtttaaatgaatattaattgattatttaaaCAGTCGTCTAGCAGAGTATTAAATAGCcataaattacaa
This sequence is a window from Salvia splendens isolate huo1 chromosome 14, SspV2, whole genome shotgun sequence. Protein-coding genes within it:
- the LOC121765310 gene encoding protein argonaute 1-like, translating into MARKRRTELPGGESSESQEGAGRGGAQNPPAQQQPQPQLQQTQQQGGYQGGGRGWAPQRGAYGGRGGGRTAPQQYYGGPPEYQQGQGRGGQQYGGGQQYGRGGAPRRGAFVGGREAPSAGGPSRPPAPELHQATQSPHQAVMTKPASYGRPVETFPGASSSTQAPGPPQVSEVTEQIQDLSIQQEVAPGRDMQPASSKSLRFPLRPGKGNCGTRCVVKANHFFAELPDKDLHQYDVSITPEVTSRGVNRAVMKQLVTSYQESHLGRRLPAYDGRKSMYTAGPLPFVSKEFKITLLEEEDAPGGTRREREFKVVIKFAARADLHHLGMFLQGKQADAPQEALQVLDIVLRELPTSSYTPVGRSFYDPRLGQRQPLGEGLESWCGFYQSIRPTQMGLSLNIDMSSTAFIEPLPVIDFVAQLLNRDVSARPLSDADRVKIKKALRGVRVEVTHRGNMRRKYRISGLTSQATRELTFPVDERGTMKSVVEYFQETYGFVIQLTQWPCLQVGNTQRPNYLPMEVCKIVQGQRYSKRLNERQITALLKVTCQRPQDREKDILQTVKHNAYANDPYAKEFGINISNTLAQVEARVLPAPRLKYHDSGRDKDCLPQVGQWNMMNKRMVNGGVVNNWICINFARNVQDSVAHSFCHELAQMCTTSGMAFNPQSVLPVLSGRPDQVESVLKARFHDVMTKLQPHKKELDLLIVILPDNNGSLYGDLKRICETDLGIVSQCCLQKHVYRMSKQYLANVSLKINVKVGGRNTVLVDAISRRIPLVSDQPTIIFGADVTHPHPGEDSSPSIAAVVASQDWPEVTKYAGLVCAQAHRQELIQDLYKTWHDPQRGTMHGGMIKELLISFRKATGQKPQRIIFYRDGVSEGQFYQVLLYELDAIRKACASLEPNYQPTVTFVVVQKRHHTRLFANNHHDKHSVDRSGNILPGTVVDSKICHPTEFDFYLCSHAGIQGTSRPAHYHVLWDENKFSADALQSLTNNLCYTYARCTRSVSIVPPAYYAHLAAFRARFYTEPETSDSGSMTSSAVTGRGGGAGARATRVPGANAAVRPLPQLRENVKRVMFYC